The Buteo buteo chromosome 3, bButBut1.hap1.1, whole genome shotgun sequence genomic sequence gaggaggcgtctgaggctgggatgcaggagaacTTTATTGAGAGATAAAAAGAGTGAAAAGGCAGGAGCGGCAGGTGGAAGGGAGCCGGTGTGAAGGCGACCAGGAGCTGAGGTCCCTTGTGTGTAGTAGATTTTAGCAGAGCACTGAGGTCTTCCTACCCTGTGGTGGGACCAACCGACTGGAGGTCCCCGATGGTCTTTGGCTTGTGAGAAGGTGCTTGCTTTGTGCCTTGAGAGGAGGAGCCGTTGTTACTGAGCCCACGTGCGAGCAACATCCTGGAGGTGCATCCTCAATCCATGCCGTGGCTTCCAGGGTGTGGGCGGTTGGCGTCAGGGGCCCTTAGCAGGGGTTGCAGCCTCTTCTGCCGCCGAAGCAGCCCAGGCCTCCGAAGCCGAAGCCGCCCAGGCCTCCGAAGCCACCGGAGGAGATGGGCACTCCCTGGGAGCTGAGGACGTTGCCCACGGCAGCCGATGAGGAGGATCCGACGGCGGtgttctgggggaaggagctgaggatgggtccCGGCAGGGTGACCACCACGGTAGAAGGCTGGATGACGACGCGGGAGTCCTcgcactgcctgacacagggctcgttgcagctgttAGCCAGCGGGGTGGGTCCGCAGGGGCGGCAGAGGTCGTAGCAGGCCATGTCTGTGGTGTGGAGGGGCCCTGGAAGAGAGGGTGTTGAGGAAGCGGAGGGGCGCGGGGATGCGAGGGGCGGTGTTGCAGGAGGGCGAGGGAGTGGGGAGGCCCGGTGTGGGTCCGGGGGGAGTGTGGCGGTCAgggctgctgaggctgggggcagagcgTGGTGGAAGAGACGGTGCaggtggggcaggagaaggaggggaagggggttgaGGCTCACCTTGTTGACCGTGGAGGAGAAGGTGTGGGGAGAAGTGTGTGAGGGAGAGAGGTGCTGGGCTGCTTTTATGCTGGTCGCTGAGCGCCCGAGGGGTGAGTCAGCCCTTACACGTGATGTCCttttgcagcaagcagctctTGCATGGCCCATCCATGCAAGTAATGAGGCGGGGCGTGTGTCCCTTGCCGCAATTCTCCAATTTCACGTCCTCCTCTTGAGGTTGTGTCCATCTGACCCTGGCGGCAGCTTTTAAGTGTGGCTATTAGAATTCAAAGACTTGGCGTTGATGGCACGTGGCATCGCATTCTGCAGACATTGCAAAAGCATAGGAGAGGTGGGGTGTCATCAGTGAGGTCATCCCGTGGCAGTcgtgtggtgtggtttttggGTGGGTTGTGAAGAGCGGGCCCCGTTTCCTCAGagccctggcaggctgctctggtCTTTGGAGGTGTGCCAGGCGTGAGACGCTGCCCCTTCCATCGCGTTTGgtccctctctgccttgctccCAGCTCGCTAAGGCTGTCTTTAGGCCTGGCCTTTCCCCTTGGGTGTGCTCTGCGGGAGTCTGGGTGCCCCTCTTGCTGGTGGGGTTgtagctgggagaagggaggctgcCTGTGTGGGCTCGTGGCCCCCTGGTgccgtccctggggctggggctggcagtgcAAGGGGCGAGAGGAGGGCTGtttgcaggagcaggccgtTGTCGCGGCAGCCCTGGTTCAGAGCTCGCAAGCCCTGTGCCGTGGggagccctgccaggctccccaAAGGCTTGTGTTGGCCCCTCCGTAGCGCTGCCCTTCGTAGGGGCCGGCAAGTTTGCAGCCTGGGCTCTGGCGTGACACAGTGCTTGGGCTGTGGCGTGATGTGCCCAAAGAAGTGCagcgaagctggtgaaggatgTAGAGAAGAAGACTTccgaggagcggctgagggagctgggggtgtttagtgtggagaaaaggaggcctcggggagaccttatcgctctctgcaactacccgaaaggaggttgtagcgaggtgggtgtcagtctcttttgcCTAGTAACAGGCGCtaggatgagaggaaagggCCTGAGGTTGTGCCAGGGatggtttagattggatattaggaacatCTTCTTCCCCCAAAGAGTTGCCGAGCACTGGAACCgtctgcccagggaagtggtggggtCACCGTCCCGGGAGGTATTGAAAAGCCATGTAGACGTGGCTCGTGGGGAtctggtttagtggtggacttggcaaaTGCTGCGTCAGTGGTTGACTCGATACcgttaagggtcttttccaagcGGAGTGAGCGTGTGATTGTCTGTGGGGCCCCCCGGAGGGGCAGGTGAGTTTCTGGAGAGCCCGTGAGCGTGGCGAGAGGCCGAGGGGGAGTgggagcggcaggcaggggaggtggTGAGCCAGGGCCTTTGGGGTCTGTAGTTGGGGTGAGCGCCGAAGGGTGAGGCCGTTTCTCTGCAGGGCGTGTGAGGGGCAGAAAGAGACTTTGGAGATCGCCAAGGTGAGTTGGAGGCGAGCATGCAGCACGCGGCTGCAGAGCCGAGGCCCTGGTGGCGGTGGGTGCGTGCCGAAGGGTTGATGAGTGGCAAGGCCTGCCCCAGTTGAGCGGAGGGGAGTGTTTTGCAGGCTGTTTGTCCGTCGAGCAGTGCTTgttgctgaggaagaggaagggaggtaGGAAGGAGTGCTGTGTGACTGGGTGTACGTAAGTCCACGGGGCGTGACGGGTTGCACCCAGGAATGCCGAGGGAGCTGGCCGATGTCCTTGGGAGGCCCCTCTCCATTCTCTTGGACAGGTCATAGCAGCTGGGCACGGTTCCTGATGTCCGGCAGGGAGCTCATAGCCCTCCTACCTTGAAGAAGATGAGGATGGGAGATCTGTGCAAGCAGAGGCTGGTGAGCCTGACGTTGTTCCCAGGGGAGGTGATGGAGAagatcctcctggaaagcaCTGTCAAGCCcaggaaggacaagaaggtgatggGGAGTGGTCGGCGTGGATTTACGAAGGGGAAATGGTGCTTGACTGACCTGCGTGTCTCCTACGTTGAAAGAACGAGCTCTGTGGATGAGGAGAGAGCTGCGGCTGGtgtttatttcagctttcttgtaaagcctttgacactttCTCTCCTTGCATGGTCATAGGATGTGGGGTCAACAAGGTTCAACACCCTCAGCAATGTCCTGGGCAGTGGGACGGCGTGACCCATCGGTGACATGGCAGATGATGCAAAATCTGGAAGAGAGGCCGAGGCAGTGGAAGGCTGTGTCGCTTTACCAAGAGagctggagaggctggagaTTGGGGCAGAGAGGAATCTCGTGAAGTTGAACGGGAGGagatgcaaagtcctgcatctggggaggaaCAGCGCTGGGTCCCAGGACAtgccgggggctgccagctTTGCTGAGCATGACCTTGTCGTGCTGGCGGAGAACATGCTGACTACGAGGCAGCTTTGCAGGCTTGTGTCAAAAGCGGCCAAGAGTCTCCAGGGCGGCGTTGGGCAGAGCGTTGCCAACAGGTCGTGGGAGGGGATCATGCTCTCTCTTCGGTGCTGGTGAGGCCCCATGTGGAGTCCTGTGTGCAGCTGATGAGGGCTCTCCGGTGGAGGAAGGACGTGGCCTTCGTGGGGCGAGTCGAGTGGCGACAGAGCCACCAAGACgctgaagggactggagcaccttTGCTCTGAGGAGAAGTGGAGAGAGGTGGGAGGCTTTTCAGCCAGGAGGGAAGACCACGCAGGGGACACGTCATCACTGTGTCGAAATCCTGGATGGGGGAGGCAGTGAGGACAGGGGAGTCAGACTCTTCTCATCGGTGCCCACGGCCAGGGCGAACAGAGAAAGCTTGACAAGACGTGCCATTTCCTTGGCAGAGAAGGCAGCCCTTTTTCAgcgtgagggtggtgaaacagtgGAAGCGGTTGCGCAGAGAGGTGTTGGAGTCTCCATCCGTGGAGATACTGACAACCTGACTGGACGTGGTCGTGGACAGCCTGCCGGAGCTGACCCCGCTTGAGCAGGTTGGTTTGAACTAGGTGATGTGCAGAGGTTCCTTGCACACTAAACGGTTCTGTTTGGAGTGCTTCTGCTTGGTGTGTTGCCCAGAGGGTCGTGCTGGGGAAGAGGGTTGGTGTAGTGCGTGCTGCCATAGGGAGCTTGCGCCAGAGGCGTGGGTGGAAGTGCGTTAGCGTGTCCAAGCCTTTGTCTGGGGAAGTGAAGGGCTTGTGTCAGACCGCTGTGGCAGTCTGTGTGGATGTTGCTGGGGACACGGTTCCTAAGAGAGGTCTTGTAGGCCCTTTGCAGCCAGCCCGGTGGCCTCTGGAGGCCTGGCTTTGTGCTGGGTGAGGTTGGAAGAGCCatgggagcagaaaggaagaggaggcgtctgaggctgggatgcaggagaacTTTATtgagagaccaaaaaaaagagcGAAAAGTCAGGAGCGGCAAATGGCAGGGAGCCGGTCTCAGGGCCGAGTAGGGCGACCGTGAGCCGAGGTCCCTTGTGTGAGACAGGTCAGTCAGAGCACCAAGATCTTCCTGCCGCGCAGTGGGAGCAGCACGCTGGAGTTCGCCAGTTGTCTTTGGCTTGCGAGAAGTTGGTTGCAGCGGAGCCGCACCGCCGAAGGGGCGATGCAAAGAGGGaagtgggagaagaggaggaggtatGTGAGCCACGTTTCCAGGCAGCCCGGGCTGGCCCGCTTCCCTGCTTGCTTTGTGCCTGGCGAGGAAGAGCCGTGGATGGCGGCGGCACGTGGCAGCAACATCCCAGAGGTGCGTCCTCAATCCATGCCGTGGCTTCGAGGGTGTGGGTGGCTGGTGTCAGGGGTGGTGGCGAGGGCCCTTAGCATGGGTAGCAGCCTCTTGCGCCGCCGAAGCAGCCCAGGCCTCCGAAGCCGAAGCCGCCGGAGGAGACGGGCACTCCCTGGGAGCTGAGG encodes the following:
- the LOC142029568 gene encoding feather keratin-like, whose amino-acid sequence is MACYDLCRPCGPTPLANSCNEPCVRQCEDSRVVIQPSTVVVTLPGPILSSFPQNTAVGSSSSAAVGNVLSSQGVPISSGGFGGLGGFGFGGLGCFGGRRGCNPC